The following proteins are co-located in the Syngnathus scovelli strain Florida chromosome 5, RoL_Ssco_1.2, whole genome shotgun sequence genome:
- the b3gntl1 gene encoding queuosine-tRNA galactosyltransferase isoform X2 — translation MTMECSDEVFELNVKPPKRLRTVQTGAETEPDAQESQSKVDVDDSRKVMEAWKGKLEARGISVVISGHNSDQPRGVGYAKNKAVAQSSGKYLCFQDADDIMLPQRVRLQFETSVLHSSSLIGCRVRRLPESSTERYTRWINTITQDQLLTQVYTSHGPTVIMPTWFCSRDWFSTVGWFSEESKGVPEDLIFFYQSLREGGLVTRVDQCLVVYRYHEKATTHSVKEETIWNLRVGFLQERVISQWESFTIWNAGKQGRKLYRCLNDTNRNKVKAFCDVDHNKINKGFYTYEDSKERPKPRIPILHYKDASPPFIICVKLDMTGGVLEENLNSLQLKEGIDFFHFN, via the exons ATGACCATGGAATGTTCAGACGAGGTGTTCGAGTTGAACGTGAAGCCTCCAAAGCGTCTTCGTACCGTACAAACTGGGGCAGAAACAGAACCTGACGCACAGGAGAGCCAGAGTAAAGTTGACGTG GATGACTCCAGAAAAGTGATGGAGGCTTGGAAGGGGAAATTAGAAGCAAGGGGCATCTCAGTGGTGATTAGTGGCCATAACTCCGACCAACCAAGAGGAG TGGGATATGCAAAAAATAAGGCAGTAGCGCAGAGTTCTGGAAAATACTTGTGCTTTCAGGATGCG GATGACATCATGTTGCCCCAAAGAGTTCGGTTGCAGTTTGAGACATCTGTCCTCCACTCAAGCTCC TTGATAGGCTGCAGAGTTCGCCGGCTTCCAGAGAGCTCCACGGAACGCTACACGCGCTGGATCAACACAATCACTCAGGATCAACTCCTCACACAA GTATACACCTCACATGGACCAACAGTAATCATGCCGACTTGGTTCTGCTCGAGGGACTGGTTCTCTACTGTTGGATGGTTCAGCGAGGAGAGCAAA GGAGTCCCAGAGGATTTGATCTTCTTTTACCAGAGTCTTCGGGAAGGAGGACTGGTGACCCGGGTTGACCAGTGCCTTGTGGTGTACCGTTACCACGAGAAGGCCACAACACACTCCGTGAAAGA GGAAACCATTTGGAACCTGCGAGTTGGATTCCTTCAGGAGAGAGTCATTAGCCAATGGGAGAGCTTCACCATATGGAATGCCGGGAAACAGGGCCGGAAGCTGTATCGTTGCCTTAACGACACTAATCGGAACAAA GTCAAAGCTTTCTGCGATGTGGACCACAACAAGATTAATAAAGGTTTTTACACCTATGAGGACTCCAAG GAGCGACCAAAGCCAAGAATTCCCATCCTGCACTACAAAGATGCGTCGCCCCCGTTTATCATCTGTGTCAAACTG GACATGACAGGTGGTGTTCTAGAAGAAAACCTCAACTCGTTGCAGTTGAAAGAAGGAATAGATTTCTTCCATTTCAACTGA
- the b3gntl1 gene encoding queuosine-tRNA galactosyltransferase isoform X1, with translation MTMECSDEVFELNVKPPKRLRTVQTGAETEPDAQESQSKVDVSIIMPVYNASCWLDECLQSILDQDFTGIMELSMFDDASTDDSRKVMEAWKGKLEARGISVVISGHNSDQPRGVGYAKNKAVAQSSGKYLCFQDADDIMLPQRVRLQFETSVLHSSSLIGCRVRRLPESSTERYTRWINTITQDQLLTQVYTSHGPTVIMPTWFCSRDWFSTVGWFSEESKGVPEDLIFFYQSLREGGLVTRVDQCLVVYRYHEKATTHSVKEETIWNLRVGFLQERVISQWESFTIWNAGKQGRKLYRCLNDTNRNKVKAFCDVDHNKINKGFYTYEDSKERPKPRIPILHYKDASPPFIICVKLDMTGGVLEENLNSLQLKEGIDFFHFN, from the exons ATGACCATGGAATGTTCAGACGAGGTGTTCGAGTTGAACGTGAAGCCTCCAAAGCGTCTTCGTACCGTACAAACTGGGGCAGAAACAGAACCTGACGCACAGGAGAGCCAGAGTAAAGTTGACGTG AGTATCATCATGCCCGTGTACAACGCCTCCTGTTGGCTGGATGAGTGTCTGCAATCAATATTGGACCAAGACTTCACTGGGATTATGGAACTATCCATGTTTGATGATGCCAGTACT GATGACTCCAGAAAAGTGATGGAGGCTTGGAAGGGGAAATTAGAAGCAAGGGGCATCTCAGTGGTGATTAGTGGCCATAACTCCGACCAACCAAGAGGAG TGGGATATGCAAAAAATAAGGCAGTAGCGCAGAGTTCTGGAAAATACTTGTGCTTTCAGGATGCG GATGACATCATGTTGCCCCAAAGAGTTCGGTTGCAGTTTGAGACATCTGTCCTCCACTCAAGCTCC TTGATAGGCTGCAGAGTTCGCCGGCTTCCAGAGAGCTCCACGGAACGCTACACGCGCTGGATCAACACAATCACTCAGGATCAACTCCTCACACAA GTATACACCTCACATGGACCAACAGTAATCATGCCGACTTGGTTCTGCTCGAGGGACTGGTTCTCTACTGTTGGATGGTTCAGCGAGGAGAGCAAA GGAGTCCCAGAGGATTTGATCTTCTTTTACCAGAGTCTTCGGGAAGGAGGACTGGTGACCCGGGTTGACCAGTGCCTTGTGGTGTACCGTTACCACGAGAAGGCCACAACACACTCCGTGAAAGA GGAAACCATTTGGAACCTGCGAGTTGGATTCCTTCAGGAGAGAGTCATTAGCCAATGGGAGAGCTTCACCATATGGAATGCCGGGAAACAGGGCCGGAAGCTGTATCGTTGCCTTAACGACACTAATCGGAACAAA GTCAAAGCTTTCTGCGATGTGGACCACAACAAGATTAATAAAGGTTTTTACACCTATGAGGACTCCAAG GAGCGACCAAAGCCAAGAATTCCCATCCTGCACTACAAAGATGCGTCGCCCCCGTTTATCATCTGTGTCAAACTG GACATGACAGGTGGTGTTCTAGAAGAAAACCTCAACTCGTTGCAGTTGAAAGAAGGAATAGATTTCTTCCATTTCAACTGA